The uncultured Bacteroides sp. DNA segment CGGCATCGCTACGGAGGTCGATGTGTATTTCTGAGCAAGGGCCGCAAGGACCGGTATCACCCATTTCCCAAAAGTTATCGTGCTTGTTGCCGTTGATGATGCGATCTGCGGGTAAGAATTGTGCCCAAATAGCAGCAGCTTCGTTATCGCGTTCCAAACCTTCTTCAGCGTTGCCTTCGAATACGGTGGCATATAGGAGATTAGGGTTTAACTTTAGTACTTCCACTAAGTATTCCCATGCCCATTCAATGGCTTCTCTCTTGAAGTAGTCGCCAAATGACCAGTTGCCTAGCATCTCAAACATGGTGTGGTGATACGTGTCGTGACCTACTTCTTCCAAGTCATTGTGCTTTCCGCTTACGCGAAGGCACTTTTGTGAGTCGGCCACTCGCTTGTATTTTGCCGGGTGGTTTCCGAGAATGATATCCTTAAATTGGTTCATTCCTGCGTTCGTAAACATCAGGGTTGGGTCATCTTTTATCACCATCGGTGCAGAAGGTACAATCTGATGTCCTTTTGATTCGAAAAAAATCTTGAATGAATCTCTGATCTCTTTTGCCGTCAACATACTTCTATTCAGTTATAATATTCAGACTCTAAGTGTTTGGCATCACTTTAAAGCTTGCTACTTAGGAGTCGTTTGAGGTTAATATTCTAAAAAAAGATGTGCAAAGATAGCTCGTTTTATTATTTTTGCCCTATTATTACGTGAAATATTTTCTCCAATGCGCAAAGTTTACTACATTTATAACCCACAAACACAGACCTACGATAGGATATATCCTACCGTCCGACAACGGGCGTTAAGTATTCTGAGGAGGTTATTTATTGGTATGGGCTTGGGCGCAGGAGCATTTATTTTATTGCTTTTAATTTTTGGTTCTCCATCGGAGAAAGAGTTGCGGGTAGAGAACAGCAGACTATTGGCTCAGTATAATGTGCTCTCCCGTCGTCTCGATGAGGCTTTGGGGGTGCTACAAGATGTTCAGCAACGTGATGATAACTTATATCGCGTTATTTTTCAGGCCGATCCCATTTCTTCGGCAATTCGCAAAGCAGGCTATGGAGGGACAAACCGATATGAAGGGTTGATGGACATGGCGAATGCTGATCTGGTAGTAAATACGACTCAAAAGATGGACTTACTTAGTAAGCAACTTTATATACAGTCTAAATCGTTTGACGACGTGATGGAGATGTGCAAGAATCACGATGAGATGTTAAAGTGTATTCCGGCCATTCAACCTGTCGCCAATAAGGATCTCAGGCAAACAGCTTCGGGTTACGGAATGCGCATAGATCCTATTTATGGAACGGCGAAGTTTCATGGAGGAATGGATTTCTCCGCACATCCGGGAACAGATGTATATGCCACCGGCGACGGAGTTGTCGTGAAGATGGGGTGGGAGTCGGCATACGGAAAAACGGTCGAAATTAATCATGGATTTGGATATCGAACCGTTTATGCACATTTGCGTGACTTTCATACCAAATTAGGTAAGAAGGTGGTTCGAGGTGAAGTGATAGGGGATGTGGGAAGCACAGGTAGAAGTACCGGTCCGCATCTGCATTACGAGGTACATGTAAAGGGGGAGCGGGTAAATCCGGTGAACTATTATTTCATGGATTTGAGTGCGGGAGATTATGAGAAGATGATTCAGATTGCAGCAAACCATGGTAAGGTATTCGATTAGTTTTCACTTAAAGAACAACAAGAGATATGGCTTTAAATACGAATAAGAATCTGAAATTATACTATTCCATTAGCGAGGTGGCAGAAATGTTCGATGTAAACGAATCACTGCTTCGTTTTTGGGAGAAAGAGTTTCCGCAGATTACTCCCAAGAAGACTGCCAGTGGCATGCGCCAGTATCGAAAGGAAGATCTGGAAACGATTAAGTTGATCTATCATTTGGTAAAGGAGAAAGGGATGACTTTGCCTGGTGCCAGACAGAAGTTGAAAGATAACAAAGAAGCTACGGTGAATAACTTCGAAATTATAGATCGTTTGAAAAGTATCAAAGAAGAATTGTTGGCTATAAAGAACGAGTTGGATGGAAGAGGCTGATCTTTCGGCACTGTCCATAATTTTGTGTAAACTATATTCGGGTTCGAGCTTTAGTCGAGTGCTAAAGTTCGATTCTGTTTTCAAAGATAACTAAAAATTGATTCAT contains these protein-coding regions:
- a CDS encoding M23 family metallopeptidase — translated: MRKVYYIYNPQTQTYDRIYPTVRQRALSILRRLFIGMGLGAGAFILLLLIFGSPSEKELRVENSRLLAQYNVLSRRLDEALGVLQDVQQRDDNLYRVIFQADPISSAIRKAGYGGTNRYEGLMDMANADLVVNTTQKMDLLSKQLYIQSKSFDDVMEMCKNHDEMLKCIPAIQPVANKDLRQTASGYGMRIDPIYGTAKFHGGMDFSAHPGTDVYATGDGVVVKMGWESAYGKTVEINHGFGYRTVYAHLRDFHTKLGKKVVRGEVIGDVGSTGRSTGPHLHYEVHVKGERVNPVNYYFMDLSAGDYEKMIQIAANHGKVFD
- a CDS encoding MerR family transcriptional regulator is translated as MALNTNKNLKLYYSISEVAEMFDVNESLLRFWEKEFPQITPKKTASGMRQYRKEDLETIKLIYHLVKEKGMTLPGARQKLKDNKEATVNNFEIIDRLKSIKEELLAIKNELDGRG